In Babesia bovis T2Bo chromosome 3, whole genome shotgun sequence, the genomic window TATGAAGGCCATATTAACTGGATTAGTGCCATGGAATATGTTATCTCTCATGTATTTATAGGGAACTGTTCTGTTTGGAACATGGCATCCAACCTGATGGTCACATGCCTGCTGATAAACAAATCCAGGGTGACGATGCATTCTCTACCTTCTTCAGTGAAACTGGCGCTGGCAAGCATGTGCCTCGTTGCGTGTTTGTAGATTTGGAACCAACGGTCGTAGACGAAGTGCGTACTGGTACTTATCGTCATCTTTTCCACCCAGAGCAGCTAATTACCGGCAAGGAGGATGCTGCTAACAATTTTGCCAGGGGTCACTACACAGTAGGCAAGGACATTGTTGACTCGTGTCTTGACCGTATCAGGAAGCTGGCTGATAACTGTACTGGTCTTCAGGGTTTCCTTATGTTCAATGCTGTTGGAGGTGGTACAGGTTCTGGTTTGGGTTGTTTGATGTTAGAGAGGTTGTCTGTTGATTACGGTAAGAAGAGCAAATTGAACTTTTGCTGCTGGCCATCTCCACGGGTATCAACTGCTGTTGTTGAGCCCTACAACTCGGTACTCTCAACTCATTCATTGTTGGAGCACACTGATGTGGCTGTCATGCTTGACAACGAGGCTATTTACGATATTTGCAAGCGCAATTTGGATATCGGGCGTCCTACATACACCAACTTAAACAGGCTGATTGCCCAGGTCATATCGTCTTTAACCGCTTCATTGCGTTTTGATGGTGCACTCAATGTTGATGTTACTGAGTTCCAGACCAACTTGGTACCTTACCCTCGCATTCACTTCATGCTTTCATCATATGCCCCTGTAATTAGCGCTGAAAAGGCGTACCACGAGCAGTTGTCAGTTGCGGAAATCACCAACTCGGCATTCGAGCCTGCTAACATGATGGCTAAGTGTGACCCTCGCCATGGCAAGTACATGGCTTCATGTATTCTCTACCGTGGTGACGTAGTTCCTAAGGATGTTAACGCTGCTGTAGCGGCGATTAAGACTAAGCGTACAATCCAGTTTGTTGACTGGTGTCCCACGGGATTCAAGGTTGGTATTAATTACCAACCACCTACAGTGGTCCCTGGTGGTGATTTGGCTAAGGTTATGCGTGCTGTATGCATGATTTCCAACTCAACGGCCATTGCGGAAGTTTTTAGCAGGATGGACCACAAGTTCGACCTCATGTACGCTAAACGCGCCTTCGTACACTGGTACGTTGGAGAGGGAATGGAGGAGGGCGAGTTCAGCGAGGCCCGTGAAGACTTAGCCGCACTCGAAAAGGACTACGAGGAAGTGGGCTTGGACACAACCTATGACGAAGAGGCAGAAAATTACTGAAACCATGCCAGTTTAAAAACAATGCCCACATGACGGGAATAAACACTTTTTAGAAAAACATTTACTTAATCGTAGCATCTATATGAACATGTGGTCTATTTGGTTGCTGGAAATGTGCCAAAATACTGAATCATGGTACCAGTGACTAGAATGGTCTATTCAGGGGTGTAACACAGAAGTGAATGGCGCGAAAAAACACAGCGACTGTAACAATAAAATACATTAATGTGTCACTAATAATCACGCCTATGAAGTGATTTATAGACCGGAAATACCACAGTGAATTGGACCCGGGGCCACCGATGGCCAATGGTGGGGCAGTAGAACAAAAAGGATAGAAAAACGACATAACAGCGACACCATTATAAATAGATCTTTATCGTAACATCTGGGAACCATGGCTGTCAGGGTCTTCAGAGGTTTGGTCCACAAGAGGACCAAAAAGTTCAGACGTTTCCAGTCTGACCGCTTCAAGCGTGTCAAGGTGAGTGCTTCTTAATCGATTTTCTATAAGGTCAATGGAAATAATGCTCTATTTTGGTATTTATTTGCACTTCCGCTATAGTATTTATGGTTACTCTCTATGGTTACGTGGTTCTTGTGCTATCTAGGTCATACCATAGGCTTCCACCGCGTTTTTGTCTATGATCGTGGTTCGTGTGGCCACTTTGTGGCTACACCTATAATGGGTGTTTTTGGTACTAGTAGTTTTGGATCCCAGGCCATTTCAGTGCTTTTGGTGACCCTGGGTTATGGTGGTATACAGTGTTGATTTCTTGTTACTCACATTATTACAGGAAAGCTGGAGGAAGCCCAAGGGTATTGATTGTCGTGTTAGGCGTCGTTTTAAGGGTACCGTCCTTACTCCTAAAATCGGTTACGGTACTGACAAGAGGACTCGCCACAAGCTGCCCAGTGGCTACTACAAGGTTGTTGTCAACAACCCGGCAGAGGTTGACATTTTGCTTATGCACAACAAGACCCATGTGGCCGAGATTGCGCACAGCGTCTCCGCTAAGAAGAGGCGTGTCATCGTTGACCGTGCCAAGAAGCTTGGTATCAAGGTCACCAACGCCGGTGCTAGGCTGAGAGTTGAAGAAAAGGAGTAACCTAGTTTAATTTGCTCcttgttatatatgtgctcATTAGAAATTGAGAGTTTTGTACGGTAGAATATGATATTAGGGGGGATAGTTACTCCCGGGGGAGGACAATGGACCTTGCATCACGGTTGGCGTGTACCCAATGGCGTGTATTATATTGCACTAATATATCAGCTGACAAATGTCACTATAAGTACCCACTGCTCCACCCATGATGCTGGGGCCGATTATTATTACTCTTCATCTGAAAATACAATCTCATCATCGGACGCTTCAAGCTCCTTCATGCGTTGTTCACGCTGCTCCTTCTGACGAACCATGTCAGCAGCAACATCTATACGAAGCTGTGATATTTTCTCAGACTCGACTTCTATCTCATCGGCCATCTGCAGTATGCCATTGTATATAGACTCGCTCTCGGATTCCGATGGTAAAATCGATTCATCCAGGCGTAGAAGCGCCAGTATATGAGACACATCATTGCTGGCCAGTATGGCATCACCATGATATAGCAAAAAGGCAAGCCCAAAGCTGAAAATGTAGCATTCACCACGGGAGATAACTCGCTCCATGTAAGTTATCACGTGCGTGAATGGTAAAACATGAATGGTCATACCAATGAACCATTTGGAGCAAAATGCCTCCGGCACAACAAGTCCGCTTAAGTGGTCGTGAAGCTTCAAATTGCGTTCTTCCAGCAACTTCATCAAAACACGCGAGTCACGCACATATGCCTCCGGCATGCATGAAAAGTAACCGCTCATAGGATCCTCATGTAAGTGTACGATTAAACGGACAACATCGGTTGTGTCCAGGAATAATGATAAAAACGCTACCACAAAACCTTCACCTTGGTGGTAGTTGCCAACGTGGCTGAATGCCTCCTGTAGATTGTAACACAAAGCTTCGCGATGCTCTTCATTTGTAAATGTGCGCTCAGCGTCCAACTGAAATATTCGTTCATTTTCTGGCGTTACCGTGAATAGAGGTGTAGCCAGTGTGTCTACCGACTTGTTACTGTTGCTGTGGTCCCAGAGGCTGCAAGAGCTCACTAAATTTGTTACGTAATGTATCATAAAAGATATTACCGAACCATCGTTAGGTTGGTCGCCGAGTAGAGCGACAACCCTGGGACGTAGCGCAAGCAACTCCTCCAGTGAGTGGACACCGCTCCTGCTGAACAGAGATGACTTACGCTCTAATTCCCAAAAACGTTCAGTCAGAAGCATTTTTATACtaaaaaaataaaacagAATAATATACAAGAACGATTGAAACGCGAAGGTTAGTCGTGTTACATTCCCATACACATCTGCCAGATATACGCCATAAACTGTAACACAATCTACTTTACCCAAGTATTAGACAACAAACTATACTTATACATAGCATTTGGGCAGTAGCTATTGAGCCTATACATAAAAATGCAAGTACCATACGGGAAGGACTGTGTCTAGGCAAAAAACGTCGGTATTATACTTGTTCCATATACATGCTTAGTGTTACTACTAAAAAATAGTTTGACAACTTTACTAAGCCCTGGAATCCAGTTATAtaacaccagtggcatcATAGGGATACAatctatatacactagaaCAACCCAGCCTCGCCATGTGAAAAACCATTATATCAGTTCATGAACCACATAATCAGCTACCGTCATCGGATGTACCTATGCCCTGGAATAGGGCACGGGCCATCTCCACGTGCTGTCGACTTGGGCTTGGCTTATCACTCTTGCGCCATACGTAGCCCTGAGGCTCTGCTACCCTAGGTGCTCGTACACCACCTGAAAGGATTGATAGATCTAATTCGTGTTGTACTGCAGGTGGTTCCGGTATATGATCATCACGGGTTGTAGTAGATTCGGGTCCGGGATAAACAGTATCATGGTCAACGCTACCCTTGTCCACATAGCCAGACGGACCCCAACTACGGGGTACATCGGCGCAAATGATCTCCTCGTTTACCAGGTCATCTACTGTCAATGTCTCTTTGTATTCCGCCATTTGCGTGGCCTGCATGGCGTAAGGTTCAAATCGAAGCTCCGGAACCGAGTTTGCAATATCGGTTTCTGTAGGCCTAGATACGGACTCCGTGGGACGCTCGTACCTACGAGCGCCATTCAGTAGGCTCTGTTGTACGTAATCACTGAGGAAACTGATATCCAAAGTGCTGGCGTCCATGAAACGTAACTTAGGTCGCAAGGTACATAAACTACGTATCTCCTTGCAGCGCTGGGTAACCTCTGTGCAGTTGGAACACTCAAATTGCGATAACACCGACTCCACCGACGGGCTGACGTTGTAGTCGTTTGCGATTATTAGCGTGCGTATACACCCTAGTACCCAGGAAATAGTAACACTATCCTGACGGTACCGTTGTAGAAACTGGAGCAGAGTG contains:
- a CDS encoding putative tubulin alpha chain, with product MREVISIHVGQAGIQVGNACWELFCLEHGIQPDGHMPADKQIQGDDAFSTFFSETGAGKHVPRCVFVDLEPTVVDEVRTGTYRHLFHPEQLITGKEDAANNFARGHYTVGKDIVDSCLDRIRKLADNCTGLQGFLMFNAVGGGTGSGLGCLMLERLSVDYGKKSKLNFCCWPSPRVSTAVVEPYNSVLSTHSLLEHTDVAVMLDNEAIYDICKRNLDIGRPTYTNLNRLIAQVISSLTASLRFDGALNVDVTEFQTNLVPYPRIHFMLSSYAPVISAEKAYHEQLSVAEITNSAFEPANMMAKCDPRHGKYMASCILYRGDVVPKDVNAAVAAIKTKRTIQFVDWCPTGFKVGINYQPPTVVPGGDLAKVMRAVCMISNSTAIAEVFSRMDHKFDLMYAKRAFVHWYVGEGMEEGEFSEAREDLAALEKDYEEVGLDTTYDEEAENY
- a CDS encoding putative 60S ribosomal protein L32 codes for the protein MAVRVFRGLVHKRTKKFRRFQSDRFKRVKESWRKPKGIDCRVRRRFKGTVLTPKIGYGTDKRTRHKLPSGYYKVVVNNPAEVDILLMHNKTHVAEIAHSVSAKKRRVIVDRAKKLGIKVTNAGARLRVEEKE
- a CDS encoding Rab-GTPase-TBC domain family protein; its protein translation is MLLTERFWELERKSSLFSRSGVHSLEELLALRPRVVALLGDQPNDGSVISFMIHYVTNLVSSCSLWDHSNSNKSVDTLATPLFTVTPENERIFQLDAERTFTNEEHREALCYNLQEAFSHVGNYHQGEGFVVAFLSLFLDTTDVVRLIVHLHEDPMSGYFSCMPEAYVRDSRVLMKLLEERNLKLHDHLSGLVVPEAFCSKWFIGMTIHVLPFTHVITYMERVISRGECYIFSFGLAFLLYHGDAILASNDVSHILALLRLDESILPSESESESIYNGILQMADEIEVESEKISQLRIDVAADMVRQKEQREQRMKELEASDDEIVFSDEE